In Streptomyces sp. NBC_01426, one genomic interval encodes:
- a CDS encoding asparagine synthetase A gives METTHRPEPADTAGTTVTTRTTGTTPPTPPPLGEHLRSPELRSAMLVQQEVLFAAREFLRGREFVELLPPLVGPVTDPGGRGAKALDVDYYGRPYKLMTSAILYKQASLKGFPRLFYIAPNVRVEPPETASTGRHLVEFHQIDVELAGGTRRDAQELAAGLLTHVVEHVWTAVPHVLRELGRDELDFAELRQGKFDTRTHEEAVAALIGRGHPQSPDAEIDWAGEKLLSLEADRPFFVDDYPKGSRGFYDREDPERPGVLRNFDLIAHGGFGELVSGSERESAYATIVTRMRESGENPAKYAWYLDLAREGIEPSAGFGMGLQRLVRFLTGLDALWQVSAYPKLPGVIAP, from the coding sequence ATGGAAACCACCCACCGACCGGAACCCGCGGACACCGCGGGGACGACAGTGACGACGCGGACGACGGGAACGACGCCCCCGACCCCGCCGCCGCTCGGCGAGCACCTGCGCTCCCCCGAGCTGCGGTCGGCGATGCTGGTGCAACAGGAAGTCCTCTTCGCGGCACGGGAGTTCCTGCGCGGCAGGGAGTTCGTCGAGCTGCTCCCGCCGCTGGTGGGCCCGGTGACGGACCCGGGCGGTCGCGGCGCCAAGGCGCTGGACGTGGACTACTACGGCCGGCCGTACAAGCTCATGACGAGCGCGATCCTCTACAAGCAGGCCTCGCTGAAGGGGTTTCCCCGGCTGTTCTACATCGCGCCGAACGTCCGCGTGGAGCCGCCGGAGACGGCGTCCACCGGCCGGCACCTGGTGGAGTTCCACCAGATCGACGTGGAGCTGGCGGGCGGTACGCGTCGCGACGCGCAGGAACTCGCGGCCGGGCTGCTGACGCACGTGGTGGAGCACGTGTGGACGGCCGTGCCGCACGTGCTGCGCGAACTGGGCCGTGACGAACTGGACTTCGCCGAGCTGCGGCAGGGCAAGTTCGACACCCGCACCCACGAGGAGGCGGTGGCCGCGCTGATCGGGCGGGGCCACCCGCAGAGCCCGGACGCCGAGATCGACTGGGCGGGCGAGAAGCTGCTCTCGCTGGAGGCCGACCGCCCGTTCTTCGTCGACGACTACCCGAAGGGCTCGCGCGGGTTCTACGACCGCGAGGATCCCGAACGGCCGGGCGTGCTGCGCAACTTCGACCTGATCGCGCACGGCGGCTTCGGCGAGCTCGTCAGCGGCAGCGAGCGCGAGTCCGCGTACGCGACGATCGTGACCCGCATGCGGGAGAGCGGGGAGAACCCCGCCAAGTACGCCTGGTACCTGGACCTGGCCCGCGAGGGCATCGAGCCGAGCGCCGGCTTCGGGATGGGACTCCAGCGCCTGGTTCGCTTCCTCACCGGTCTGGACGCGCTGTGGCAGGTCAGCGCGTACCCGAAGCTGCCCGGGGTGATCGCGCCGTGA
- a CDS encoding cobalamin B12-binding domain-containing protein, translating into MRRRNVNILLTGTASDSHTWNLVYLQLFLEEQGHRVRNLGPCVTDDLLTAACAADAPDLVVISSVNGHGYRDGLSAVRAVRRAGLTLPVVIGGKLGVAGRADPHARGLLLDAGCDAVFDDGDIEALRRYLSPSTTIDATATAARAVA; encoded by the coding sequence ATGCGACGACGGAATGTGAACATCCTGCTGACGGGCACGGCATCGGATTCCCATACGTGGAATCTCGTCTATCTCCAGCTCTTCCTGGAGGAGCAGGGGCACCGGGTGCGCAATCTGGGGCCCTGTGTGACCGACGACCTGCTGACCGCCGCGTGCGCGGCCGACGCGCCCGACCTGGTGGTCATCAGCAGTGTGAACGGCCACGGTTACCGCGACGGGCTGAGCGCCGTCCGGGCCGTGCGGCGCGCCGGCCTGACCCTTCCCGTGGTGATCGGCGGCAAGCTGGGCGTCGCGGGCCGGGCCGATCCGCACGCGCGGGGCCTGCTCCTCGACGCCGGCTGCGACGCCGTGTTCGACGACGGGGACATCGAGGCCCTGCGCCGCTACCTGAGCCCCTCGACCACCATCGACGCCACCGCCACCGCCGCGCGGGCCGTGGCATGA
- a CDS encoding methylaspartate mutase — protein sequence MTAATLAAPIVARTTTTAPSFGAFVARAAAAGQLVVQPRMGFGEPRRMRAGLERTKAAVATTAGTLTIDSYTRVGDQAAARAALAEGLALNGYPIATHPADLTRALLDGVLDPGFPVQVRHGSSRPESIVRALVAAGLDATEGGPVSYCLPYGRTPLSESVENWARCCALLAELVPAPRVPHLESFGGCMLGQLCPPGLLVALSLLEGLFFARHGIGSVSLSYAQQSDPGQDTEAIRALHRLAGEFLPAGVDRHVVLYTYMGVFPRTERGATRLLEASARLAVRAGAQRLIVKTAAEAHRIPTVTENVRALETAAASAALAEAGPAGGPADSEVYREALAFVEAVLELDEDLGRALRKAFARGVLDVPYCLHPDNAGRSRSFVDGAGRLRWSEVGAMPVAPYAAPAGRRRPMTSDGLLVALGAVARRYDDAGEEDRPG from the coding sequence ATGACCGCCGCCACGCTCGCCGCACCGATCGTGGCCCGAACCACCACCACGGCTCCCTCGTTCGGGGCCTTCGTCGCGCGGGCGGCGGCCGCCGGGCAGCTCGTCGTCCAGCCCCGGATGGGGTTCGGCGAGCCGCGCCGGATGCGGGCCGGCCTGGAGCGCACCAAGGCCGCCGTCGCCACCACCGCGGGCACGCTCACCATCGACAGCTACACCCGGGTCGGCGATCAGGCCGCCGCCCGGGCCGCGCTCGCCGAGGGTCTCGCGCTCAACGGCTATCCGATCGCCACCCACCCCGCCGACCTGACCCGCGCCCTGCTCGACGGGGTGTTGGACCCGGGGTTCCCGGTCCAGGTGCGGCACGGCTCCTCCCGGCCCGAGTCGATCGTGCGGGCCCTCGTCGCCGCCGGGCTCGACGCCACCGAGGGCGGACCCGTCTCGTACTGCCTGCCCTACGGGCGGACCCCGCTGTCGGAGTCCGTGGAGAACTGGGCCCGCTGCTGCGCATTGCTGGCCGAGCTGGTCCCGGCGCCGCGGGTGCCGCACCTGGAGAGCTTCGGCGGCTGCATGCTCGGCCAGCTCTGCCCTCCCGGGCTGCTGGTGGCGCTCAGCCTGCTGGAGGGGCTGTTCTTCGCCCGGCACGGCATCGGCAGCGTCTCTCTCAGCTACGCCCAGCAGAGCGACCCCGGTCAGGACACCGAGGCGATACGGGCCTTGCACCGGCTCGCCGGGGAGTTCCTGCCGGCGGGCGTGGACCGGCACGTCGTCCTCTACACCTACATGGGGGTGTTCCCCCGTACCGAGCGGGGCGCGACCCGGCTGCTGGAGGCCTCGGCCCGGCTGGCCGTACGGGCCGGGGCGCAGCGGCTGATCGTGAAGACCGCGGCCGAGGCACACCGCATCCCGACGGTGACGGAGAACGTGCGCGCCCTGGAGACGGCCGCGGCGAGCGCGGCCCTGGCGGAGGCGGGGCCGGCCGGCGGGCCCGCCGACAGTGAGGTGTACCGGGAGGCCCTGGCCTTCGTGGAGGCCGTGCTGGAACTCGACGAGGACCTCGGGCGGGCACTGCGAAAGGCCTTCGCGCGGGGCGTGTTGGACGTCCCGTACTGCCTGCACCCGGACAACGCGGGGCGCTCGCGCAGCTTCGTGGACGGGGCCGGCCGGTTGCGCTGGTCCGAGGTCGGGGCGATGCCGGTCGCGCCGTACGCGGCCCCGGCCGGTCGGCGGCGCCCCATGACCTCGGACGGGCTGCTGGTGGCCTTGGGGGCGGTGGCCCGGAGGTACGACGACGCCGGCGAGGAGGACCGACCCGGCTGA
- a CDS encoding MbtH family protein, with product MTNPFDDTEGTFHVVVNAEGQHALWPAFAAVPDGWEPVWGVGTRADALAYVEENWTDIRPKSLVAQYA from the coding sequence ATGACCAATCCTTTCGACGACACCGAGGGCACGTTCCACGTCGTGGTGAACGCCGAGGGCCAACACGCCCTGTGGCCCGCGTTCGCCGCCGTCCCCGACGGCTGGGAGCCGGTGTGGGGCGTGGGAACCAGGGCGGACGCCCTGGCGTACGTGGAGGAGAACTGGACGGACATCCGCCCGAAGAGCCTCGTCGCCCAGTACGCGTGA
- a CDS encoding non-ribosomal peptide synthetase, giving the protein MPSTAPTASAVLDGGTAIIPAPPVLDRIAAQSPERVALVHGERRMTYGQLALAVAFRADELAGAGAGPGRLVAVHRPRGVDAVVGLLAALRTGAAYLPLDPGAPAARNAAILADCAGVDVPLVEGEFPLPGAGVPEGSAYVIYTSGSTGTPNGVVVGHGALARFVAGAGARYAITAEDRVLQFAPLHFDASVEEIFLTLGAGATLVLRDEEMLDVPGLLAGCAAHGITVLDLPTAYWHELAHALACGVARLPDTLRTVVIGGEAALPERVAQWCRSVDPERVRLLNTYGPTEATVVATVADLSRYTGGPVPIGQPLPGVRAAVVDGELWLLGDALATGYLGRPELTAARFATLGADRAYRTGDLVFVRPDGQLGFRGRADDEVKINGHRVDPASVEAVLTTHPGVREAAVVPRETADGVRRLAAFVVADEGVEAAALRDRVAAELPAAAVPGTVTLVECLPRTSSGKIDRKALRGPSAGDGAEPSVGTVFDGKVLPPEERVPLSFAQRRLWFLAGLEGPSATYNLPVVLRLDSAPDPAALAAALADVVERHEVLRTVHPAVDSEPYQHVLQAPPVPLEVTGCAPPEVAALVARFTAETFDLGTQLPFRARLFVPGDGSATLALLMHHIAADGWSVGPLLRDLGEAYAARAAGRAPAREPLALQYADYTLWQHELLERPAEALEHWRAALDGMPTLLDLPLDRPRPAEPTGAAATLVARLDADTHRRLTAIGTERGASLLMVLQPALALALAAVGAGTDIAIGTPVAGRDDEALDELVGLFVNTLVLRTDVSGDAPYGELVERARDADLAAYARQELPFDLLVEALNPRREFAVNPFFQVMLTAQAQDGERVSLGDGALTGRYVEPGLEVAKFDLSASCVELPGGGLEVWWQYATDLFEPETARLLLDAFTRALAHAAADPDARPSTRPLLDEEERRGIAERRARAAGARAALDASAGGTTVPTGRRSPAEQVLCALFGEVIGLDGPVAPDANFFSAGGHSMMGVRLVNRIRATLGLEARIRDLFLAPTPAELAVRLVREAAPAGRPPLVPVAAADRPERIPLSSAQRRLWFVDQLEGPSPSYNIPFALRLDRPLDPAVLASALADVSDRHEVLRTVYPAVDGEPYQRILEAVRPEPVRVTVPEGQGGAAVDAAAGHVFDLATEPPLRATLIDAGTERFLVLVVHHIAADGWSAGPLLADLARAYEAREAGRAPAVEALPVQYADYALWERAALEDGAAADGDTAFARHAAYWRATLADAPPVLELTAARTRPAEASHRGAATPVTLDADTHARLERLALDHGTTLLTVVQAAVAATLTRHGAGTDLPLGTVIAGRDDEALDELVGFFVNTLVLRCDTSGDPSFAELLDRVRDTGLGAYAHQELPFDLVVEQLNPVRSTAHHPLTQVIVQVQPDEPRTAPDGALTGVPLGSEFRFTKFDLTLSLRELRGERGAPGGLGGVLEYATDLFDEPTAAVLAEHLARTLRAVAEDPGQRIGDVRLRSERDESRLAEYNDTAVPRVAGGLIHERFTEQARRTPDRIAVSYEEERLSYAALDARADALAHRLVAAGVPRDGAVGILSERTPHLLVAVLAVLKCGAAYVPLDPRLPQARIRMIMEDVSARVLVTGSAHLDAASVGRERAAGVRILSVDDTGDGAGTDVGDGDRGAVASGPGVLVGEDASAYVMFTSGSTGRPKGVAVTHRNVVELAGDRCWDLANHRRMLVHSAIGFDASTYEWWVPLLNGGQLVIAPGDGTDVAELDHTIRTHDVTAAYFTMGLFHIMADEGLDTLKLLDEVWTGGDVASPSALQRVLDQCPDTVLVHSYGPTETTFASHHQRLPLTVRTLPGVYLGAALDNTRVHVLDARLRPVPVGVPGEMYIAGTQVARGYVGRPGLTAERFVPDPFGGDGGRMYRTGDLAHWTPDGELRFIGRADGQIKLRGFRIEPGEIEETLARHPGVGQVAVVVFEDGPGGKRLVAYVVPRAGHTLTDTELLRWAGGELPEHMVPAAAVVVDAIPLTVNGKPDRAALPAPAPAVRGAGREPRTPREEVLCGLFSEVLGVPDVGIDDNFFGLGGHSLLGVRLISRMRTVLGLELGVRDLFRTPTVAGLLGDEPTGFDPMGVVLPLATRGAQRPLFCVHPGTGVGWPYAGLARHLGPDQPLYAIQARALSEWGHSPETVEEMVADYLPLIREVQPHGPYRFLGWSFGGTVAHALAVALAELGERTELLAMMDVHLLPTEPERRAMTPAQKRDMLVGDAADEPADAPFDVDALIGLVRLKDPVLGAFSDEEIRSVIGASINHAEIMNLYAPRPVATDLLFLAALEDGETENTLVRHWIPYIEGRVEHHVIGVPHTRMGEPAPLALIGRILSEKLRSLS; this is encoded by the coding sequence ATGCCCTCGACCGCCCCCACCGCCTCCGCCGTCCTGGACGGCGGCACGGCGATCATCCCGGCGCCCCCAGTGCTCGACCGGATCGCCGCCCAGAGCCCCGAACGGGTCGCGCTGGTGCACGGCGAGCGCCGGATGACCTACGGGCAACTGGCCCTCGCGGTGGCGTTCCGCGCCGACGAGCTGGCCGGCGCCGGGGCGGGCCCGGGACGCCTGGTGGCCGTCCACCGGCCCCGGGGCGTCGACGCGGTGGTGGGCCTGCTGGCCGCCCTGCGGACCGGGGCCGCCTACCTGCCGCTGGATCCCGGGGCGCCCGCCGCCCGCAACGCCGCGATCCTCGCCGACTGCGCGGGGGTCGACGTCCCCCTGGTCGAGGGCGAGTTCCCGCTGCCGGGCGCCGGGGTTCCCGAGGGTTCCGCGTACGTGATCTACACCTCCGGATCCACGGGCACGCCCAACGGCGTCGTCGTCGGGCACGGGGCGTTGGCCCGGTTCGTGGCCGGCGCGGGCGCCCGGTACGCGATCACCGCCGAGGACCGGGTGTTGCAGTTCGCCCCGCTGCACTTCGACGCCAGCGTGGAGGAGATCTTCCTGACCCTGGGCGCGGGCGCCACGCTCGTGCTGCGGGACGAGGAGATGCTCGACGTGCCGGGGCTGCTGGCCGGGTGCGCGGCGCACGGCATCACGGTGCTCGACCTGCCCACCGCCTACTGGCACGAACTGGCCCACGCCCTGGCCTGCGGGGTCGCCCGCCTGCCGGACACCCTGCGCACGGTCGTCATCGGCGGCGAGGCCGCGCTGCCCGAGCGGGTCGCGCAGTGGTGCCGGAGCGTGGATCCGGAGCGGGTGCGGCTGCTGAACACGTACGGGCCCACCGAGGCGACCGTCGTGGCCACCGTCGCCGACCTGTCGCGGTACACGGGCGGTCCGGTGCCCATCGGGCAGCCCCTGCCGGGCGTCCGGGCGGCCGTGGTGGACGGTGAACTGTGGCTGCTCGGGGACGCGTTGGCGACCGGCTACCTCGGCCGACCCGAGCTGACGGCGGCCCGGTTCGCCACGCTGGGCGCGGACCGCGCGTACCGCACCGGCGACCTGGTCTTCGTGCGGCCGGACGGGCAGTTGGGCTTCCGGGGCCGGGCGGACGACGAGGTGAAGATCAACGGGCACCGGGTGGACCCGGCCTCCGTGGAGGCCGTGCTGACGACGCACCCCGGGGTGCGGGAGGCCGCCGTGGTGCCGCGGGAGACCGCCGACGGGGTGCGCCGGCTGGCCGCGTTCGTGGTCGCGGACGAGGGGGTGGAGGCCGCCGCGCTGCGGGACCGGGTCGCGGCGGAGCTGCCGGCCGCGGCGGTGCCCGGCACGGTGACCCTCGTGGAGTGCCTGCCCCGGACCTCCTCCGGGAAGATCGACCGCAAGGCCCTGCGCGGCCCGTCGGCCGGCGACGGCGCCGAGCCATCCGTCGGGACCGTGTTCGACGGGAAGGTGCTGCCCCCCGAGGAGCGGGTCCCGTTGTCCTTCGCCCAGCGCCGGCTGTGGTTCCTGGCCGGGCTGGAGGGGCCTTCGGCGACCTACAACCTGCCCGTGGTGCTGCGGCTGGACTCCGCGCCCGACCCGGCCGCGCTGGCGGCGGCGTTGGCCGATGTGGTGGAGCGGCACGAGGTGCTGCGCACCGTCCATCCGGCGGTGGACTCCGAGCCGTACCAGCACGTGCTCCAGGCGCCGCCGGTGCCGCTCGAGGTGACCGGGTGCGCGCCGCCGGAGGTGGCCGCGCTCGTGGCCCGGTTCACCGCCGAAACCTTCGACCTGGGCACCCAACTGCCTTTCAGGGCGCGACTGTTCGTGCCCGGTGACGGATCGGCGACGCTGGCGCTGCTGATGCACCACATCGCGGCCGACGGCTGGTCGGTCGGACCGCTGTTGCGCGACCTCGGCGAGGCGTACGCGGCCCGGGCGGCCGGGCGTGCCCCCGCCCGGGAGCCGCTGGCCTTGCAGTACGCGGACTACACGCTGTGGCAGCACGAGCTGCTGGAGCGGCCGGCGGAGGCGCTGGAGCACTGGCGGGCCGCCCTGGACGGCATGCCGACACTGCTGGACCTGCCGCTGGACCGTCCCCGGCCCGCCGAGCCGACCGGCGCCGCCGCCACGCTGGTGGCCCGCCTCGACGCCGACACGCACCGCCGGCTGACCGCGATCGGCACGGAACGCGGGGCGAGCCTGTTGATGGTGCTCCAGCCCGCGTTGGCGCTGGCCCTGGCCGCGGTCGGCGCGGGGACGGACATCGCGATCGGCACCCCGGTCGCGGGGCGGGACGACGAGGCCCTGGACGAGCTGGTCGGGCTCTTCGTGAACACGCTGGTGCTGCGCACCGACGTCTCGGGCGACGCCCCGTACGGTGAGTTGGTCGAGCGGGCCCGGGACGCGGACCTGGCCGCGTACGCCCGTCAGGAACTGCCCTTCGACCTGCTGGTGGAAGCCCTGAACCCGCGGCGGGAGTTCGCCGTCAACCCCTTCTTCCAGGTGATGCTGACCGCGCAGGCGCAGGACGGGGAGCGGGTCTCGCTCGGCGACGGCGCCCTGACCGGGCGGTACGTCGAACCGGGCCTGGAGGTCGCCAAGTTCGACCTCAGCGCCTCCTGCGTGGAGCTGCCGGGCGGCGGCCTGGAGGTGTGGTGGCAGTACGCGACGGACCTGTTCGAGCCGGAGACGGCCCGGCTGCTGCTCGACGCGTTCACCCGGGCCCTCGCGCACGCGGCGGCCGACCCCGACGCGCGCCCCTCCACCCGGCCGCTGCTCGACGAGGAGGAACGGCGGGGGATCGCGGAACGCCGGGCCCGGGCGGCTGGGGCGCGGGCGGCCCTCGACGCGTCGGCCGGGGGGACGACCGTACCCACCGGCCGTCGGTCCCCCGCCGAGCAGGTGCTGTGCGCACTGTTCGGCGAGGTGATCGGGCTCGACGGGCCGGTGGCCCCCGACGCCAACTTCTTCTCGGCGGGCGGCCATTCGATGATGGGGGTGCGGCTCGTCAACCGGATCCGGGCCACGCTCGGGCTGGAGGCGCGCATCCGGGACCTGTTCCTCGCGCCGACGCCCGCCGAGCTCGCGGTCCGCCTGGTCCGGGAGGCCGCGCCGGCCGGCCGGCCCCCGCTGGTCCCCGTGGCGGCGGCGGATCGACCGGAGCGGATCCCGCTGTCGTCCGCGCAGCGCCGGCTCTGGTTCGTGGACCAGTTGGAGGGGCCGAGCCCCTCGTACAACATCCCGTTCGCGCTGCGCCTGGACCGGCCGCTGGACCCGGCCGTGCTGGCCTCGGCGCTGGCCGACGTGTCGGACCGGCACGAGGTGCTGCGGACCGTGTACCCGGCGGTGGACGGGGAGCCGTACCAGCGGATCCTGGAGGCGGTGCGGCCCGAACCGGTACGGGTGACCGTGCCGGAGGGGCAGGGCGGGGCGGCGGTCGACGCCGCCGCCGGCCACGTCTTCGACCTCGCGACGGAGCCGCCGCTGCGGGCGACGCTGATCGACGCCGGGACCGAACGGTTCCTGGTGCTGGTGGTGCACCACATCGCCGCCGACGGCTGGTCCGCCGGACCGCTCCTCGCCGACCTGGCGCGGGCGTACGAGGCCCGGGAGGCCGGCCGGGCGCCCGCCGTGGAGGCCCTCCCGGTGCAGTACGCCGACTACGCGCTGTGGGAACGCGCGGCCCTGGAGGACGGCGCCGCGGCGGACGGGGACACCGCGTTCGCGCGGCACGCCGCGTACTGGCGTGCGACCCTGGCCGACGCCCCGCCGGTACTGGAGCTGACCGCAGCCCGCACCCGGCCCGCGGAGGCCTCGCACCGGGGGGCCGCCACGCCGGTGACCCTGGACGCCGACACGCACGCCCGGCTGGAGCGGCTCGCGCTGGACCACGGCACCACGCTCCTCACCGTGGTCCAGGCGGCCGTGGCCGCCACCTTGACCCGGCACGGGGCGGGCACCGACCTGCCGCTGGGCACGGTGATCGCGGGCCGTGACGACGAGGCCCTGGACGAGCTGGTGGGCTTCTTCGTCAACACGCTCGTCCTGCGCTGCGACACCTCCGGCGACCCGTCCTTCGCCGAGTTGCTGGACCGGGTCCGGGACACCGGGCTCGGCGCCTACGCCCACCAGGAACTCCCCTTCGACCTGGTCGTCGAGCAACTGAACCCGGTGCGCTCCACCGCCCACCACCCCCTGACGCAGGTGATCGTGCAGGTGCAGCCGGACGAACCGCGGACCGCGCCGGACGGCGCCCTGACCGGGGTCCCGCTGGGCTCGGAGTTCCGGTTCACCAAGTTCGACCTCACGCTGTCGCTGCGCGAACTCCGCGGCGAGCGGGGCGCTCCGGGCGGGCTCGGCGGTGTGCTGGAGTACGCGACGGACCTCTTCGACGAGCCGACCGCCGCCGTACTGGCGGAGCACCTGGCGCGGACCCTGCGGGCGGTGGCCGAGGACCCGGGGCAGCGGATCGGGGACGTCCGGCTCCGGTCGGAGCGGGACGAGTCCCGGTTGGCCGAGTACAACGACACGGCCGTACCGCGCGTCGCGGGCGGGCTGATCCACGAACGGTTCACGGAGCAGGCCCGCAGGACACCGGACCGGATCGCCGTCTCGTACGAGGAGGAAAGGCTCTCGTACGCCGCGCTGGACGCGCGGGCCGACGCCCTCGCCCACCGGCTCGTCGCCGCGGGCGTCCCCCGCGACGGGGCGGTAGGGATCCTGTCGGAGCGCACGCCGCACCTCCTGGTCGCCGTGCTGGCCGTGCTCAAGTGCGGTGCGGCGTACGTCCCGTTGGACCCGCGGCTGCCTCAGGCCCGGATCCGCATGATCATGGAGGACGTGTCGGCGCGGGTCCTGGTGACGGGCTCGGCGCACCTCGACGCGGCGTCGGTGGGGCGGGAGCGGGCGGCCGGCGTGCGCATCCTGTCCGTGGACGACACCGGCGACGGCGCGGGCACGGATGTCGGCGACGGCGACCGGGGGGCGGTCGCCTCGGGTCCCGGTGTGCTCGTGGGCGAGGACGCGTCGGCGTACGTGATGTTCACCTCGGGCTCCACGGGCCGCCCCAAGGGGGTCGCGGTGACCCACCGCAACGTGGTCGAGCTGGCCGGCGACCGCTGCTGGGACCTGGCCAACCACCGCCGGATGCTGGTCCATTCCGCGATCGGCTTCGACGCCTCGACCTACGAGTGGTGGGTGCCGCTGCTGAACGGCGGGCAGCTGGTCATCGCCCCCGGCGACGGCACCGACGTCGCGGAACTCGACCACACCATCCGCACGCACGACGTCACCGCCGCCTACTTCACCATGGGTCTCTTCCACATCATGGCGGACGAGGGCCTCGACACCCTGAAGCTGCTGGACGAGGTGTGGACCGGCGGCGACGTCGCCTCCCCCAGCGCCCTCCAACGGGTCCTGGACCAGTGCCCCGACACCGTCCTCGTCCACTCGTACGGGCCGACCGAGACCACCTTCGCCTCCCACCACCAGCGCCTCCCCCTCACCGTGCGCACCCTGCCGGGCGTGTACCTGGGGGCCGCGCTCGACAACACCCGCGTCCACGTCCTGGACGCGCGGCTGCGGCCCGTCCCGGTGGGGGTCCCCGGCGAGATGTACATCGCCGGCACACAGGTGGCGCGCGGCTACGTCGGCCGGCCGGGCCTGACCGCCGAGCGGTTCGTCCCCGACCCGTTCGGCGGCGACGGCGGGCGGATGTACCGCACCGGGGACCTGGCGCACTGGACGCCCGACGGGGAACTGCGGTTCATCGGGCGGGCCGACGGCCAGATCAAACTGCGCGGCTTCCGCATCGAGCCGGGCGAGATCGAGGAGACCCTGGCCCGGCACCCTGGCGTGGGGCAGGTCGCGGTGGTGGTCTTCGAGGACGGACCGGGCGGCAAGCGCCTCGTCGCGTACGTCGTGCCGCGCGCCGGCCACACCCTCACCGACACCGAGCTGCTGCGCTGGGCCGGCGGCGAGCTGCCCGAGCACATGGTCCCCGCCGCGGCGGTGGTGGTCGACGCCATCCCGCTCACCGTCAACGGCAAGCCGGACCGGGCGGCCCTGCCCGCGCCCGCGCCCGCGGTGCGCGGCGCGGGCCGGGAGCCGCGCACCCCGCGCGAGGAGGTGCTCTGCGGGCTCTTCTCCGAGGTGCTCGGGGTCCCGGACGTCGGCATCGACGACAACTTCTTCGGCCTGGGCGGGCATTCGCTGCTCGGGGTGCGCCTGATCAGCCGGATGCGGACGGTGCTGGGGCTGGAACTCGGGGTCCGTGACCTGTTCCGCACCCCGACCGTGGCGGGGCTGCTGGGCGACGAACCCACCGGTTTCGACCCGATGGGGGTGGTGCTGCCGCTGGCCACCCGGGGTGCGCAACGGCCGTTGTTCTGCGTCCACCCCGGTACCGGCGTGGGGTGGCCGTACGCCGGGCTCGCCCGGCACCTGGGGCCCGACCAGCCGCTGTACGCGATCCAGGCGCGGGCGTTGAGCGAGTGGGGCCACTCCCCCGAGACGGTCGAGGAGATGGTGGCGGACTACCTCCCGCTGATCCGCGAGGTCCAACCGCACGGCCCGTACCGCTTCCTCGGCTGGTCCTTCGGCGGCACGGTCGCGCACGCCCTCGCCGTCGCGCTGGCCGAACTCGGCGAACGCACCGAGCTGCTGGCCATGATGGACGTCCACCTGCTGCCGACCGAGCCGGAGCGGCGCGCGATGACGCCGGCCCAGAAGCGGGACATGCTCGTCGGCGACGCCGCGGACGAGCCGGCGGACGCCCCCTTCGACGTGGACGCCCTCATCGGCCTGGTCCGACTGAAGGACCCGGTGCTCGGCGCGTTCTCCGACGAGGAGATCCGCTCGGTGATCGGGGCGTCCATCAACCACGCGGAAATCATGAACCTGTACGCGCCGCGCCCGGTGGCCACCGACCTGTTGTTCCTGGCGGCCCTCGAGGACGGCGAAACGGAAAACACGCTCGTGCGGCACTGGATTCCCTACATCGAGGGCCGCGTCGAGCATCACGTCATCGGGGTCCCGCACACCCGCATGGGAGAGCCGGCCCCGCTCGCCCTGATCGGTCGCATCCTTTCCGAGAAATTGAGGAGTCTGTCATGA